Proteins from a single region of Anthonomus grandis grandis chromosome 18, icAntGran1.3, whole genome shotgun sequence:
- the LOC126746813 gene encoding G2/mitotic-specific cyclin-A-like: protein MMQNFHIKEDAENNDARRRKKSKKLLKELTHGAVPRGALQVVAVSNTAALEDLNNGSKRDVKRIKLISEDEPCLKVTLEKIYQKALKTKKSEEELNERLLYVAEYRQDVWKYLLELERNQNYPKPQYMLKQTEICWRTRAILVDWFASVTEEYSLSNETFQLSVNYVDRVLSKLNVVRTKFQLVGVAAMSLAGKMEEISPIDVQEWTYLAGDAFTSNQILKMERLVARVLKCNMRPPTITSFIEHFCVEHSLNSKTTHLALYLSDLVLLEGEEYLNVLPSKLAASCIALARYTLAETRPWPKKFQEQFGYTVQQLSPVLKKQQKTFRDRPAKEQKAIQTKYVGEKYDKVALLKPRSCLNFEEFAGEE, encoded by the exons ATGATGCAAAATTTCCACATTAAGGAAGACGCGGAGAACAACGACGCTCGAAGGAGGAAAAAGAGCAAAAAACTCCTGAAGGAGCTGACGCATGGTGCCGTACCTAGAGGAGCCTTACAAGTTGTTGCCGTCTCTAACACCGCAGCTCTAGAGGATTTAAATAATGGGTCCAAGAGGGACGTTAAAAGAATTAAACTGATTAGTGAG gaCGAGCCTTGCCTTAAAGTAACCCTTGAAAAAATCTACCAGAAAGCattaaaaactaagaaatccGAAGAAGAACTGAACGAAAGGCTTCTATACGTAGCCGAATACAGACAG GACGTCTGGAAATACTTATTAGAACTGGAAAGGAACCAGAACTACCCAAAGCCCCAATACATGCTGAAACAGACGGAAATCTGCTGGCGCACCAGGGCCATCCTGGTCGACTGGTTTGCCAGCGTCACTGAGGAGTACTCACTTTCTAACGAAACGTTCCAGTTGAGCGTCAATTACGTCGATAGGGTTTTAAGCAAACTGAATGTG gtgCGTACGAAATTCCAGCTGGTGGGCGTGGCGGCGATGTCCTTGGCAGGTAAAATGGAGGAAATATCACCCATAGATGTGCAGGAGTGGACCTACTTGGCAGGAGACGCGTTTACCAGCaatcaaatattgaaaatggaACGATTAGTGGCGCGGGTTcttaa GTGCAATATGCGTCCTCCAACTATCACCAGTTTTATTGAACATTTTTGTGTTGAACACTCTTTAAATTCGAAAACCACCCATTTGGCCTTG TATCTCAGCGATCTGGTTTTACTGGAGGGAGAGGAGTATTTGAACGTTTTACCGTCGAAGTTGGCTGCTTCTTGTATCGCATTGGCTCG ATACACTTTAGCAGAAACTCGTCCCTGGCCGAAGAAGTTCCAAGAGCAGTTCGGTTATACCGTTCAGCAGTTGAGTCCTGTCCTGAAAAAGCAGCAGAAAACCTTCCGAGACCGTCCTGCGAAGGAACAAAAAGCCATCCAGACCAAATACGTGGGAGAAAAGTATGACAAGGTGGCCCTCTTAAAACCGAGAAGCTGTTTGAATTTTGAGGAATTTGCCGGTGAGGagtga